In Rutidosis leptorrhynchoides isolate AG116_Rl617_1_P2 unplaced genomic scaffold, CSIRO_AGI_Rlap_v1 contig224, whole genome shotgun sequence, a single genomic region encodes these proteins:
- the LOC139882077 gene encoding uncharacterized protein — protein sequence MTNQSIENDQTHLLNDDPPVATAAVPTTTLSKNAQKKLLKLQRFEAKKAEKKAIAKEQRKKEGERKRKEWEETLAKLSSEEERTKLIESRKELRKERMDQKSLEREKKMERLTKAKESGQKIVIDLEFSDLMMSNEIHSLVQQIMYCYALNSRCSLPAHLWLTGCNGDMETQLQRLPGFDKWMIEKESNSYIEALKDQKENLVYLTADSETVLDELDPKSIYIVGGLVDRNRWKGITIKKAEEQGIRTAKLPIGQYLKMCSSQVLTVNQVFEILLKFIETRDWKVSFFEVIPQRKRIKADTEENPEVVVEGEDNEEKKEAQTENKKQCVDLATSDSGIMMQINDLPENLLLEVFGRLPEAKSVIRCQQFPEIGTDFHPFLKGISKRSRVVASCNDLLLCRIRILSRKRTVYCICNPLTRQYAILPPRPNQIISKNVLVRFMCDPYISYKKNEQQHWDHAVINPNYKYRVVFVYLHSERLLGLITNITVREFSSETNEWTDRNINLLADHQSPFSMIQDEHIDNLIFHKGMGFWISNFQSNICTYDPQNIPILRVSKLPRCLTGPVLGIC from the exons ATGACGAATCAGAGTATAGAAAATGACCAAACCCACCTCCTCAACGACGACCCACCAGTCGCCACCGCCGCCGTGCCAACCACCACACTATCGAAGAATGCCCAGAAGAAGCTATTAAAGCTTCAGAGATTCGAAGCAAAGAAAGCCGAAAAGAAAGCGATTGCAAAAGAGCAAAGGAAGAAGGAAGGAGAAAGAAAGCGTAAGGAATGGGAAGAGACACTAGCTAAGTTGTCTAGTGAAGAGGAAAGGACTAAATTGATCGAGTCGAGGAAAGAATTGAGAAAAGAAAGGATGGATCAGAAATCATTAGAGAGGGAGAAGAAGATGGAGAGATTGACTAAAGCTAAAGAGTCTGGTCAGAAGATTGTGATTGACCTCGAGTTTTCTGATCTTATGATGTCTAATGAGATTCATAGCCTTGTCCAACAG ATTATGTACTGTTATGCGTTGAATTCTCGATGTAGTTTACCAGCTCATCTTTGGTTGACTGGGTGCAATGGAGATATGGAAACTCAGTTACAAAGGCTTCCAGGATTTGATAAATGGATGATTGAGAAGGAGAGCAATTCATACATTGAAGCTTTAAAAGACCAGAAGGAAAATTTGGTATATCTCACAGCTGATTCAGAAACTGTGCTGGATGAACTTGATCCGAAGAGTATTTATATTGTTGGCGGGTTAGTAGATCGGAATCGGTGGAAAGGAATAACAATAAAGAAAGCAGAAGAGCAGGGAATCCGAACCGCAAAACTTCCCATTGGACAATACTTGAAAATGTGTAGTTCTCAG GTCCTTACCGTGAATCAAGTGTTTGAGATACTCCTGAAGTTCATAGAAACTAGGGATTGGAAAGTTTCTTTCTTCGAAGTGATTCCTCAGCGGAAAAGAATCAAAGCCGATACAGAAGAAAATCCAGAAGTCGTAGTAGAAGGTGAAGATAATGAGGAGAAGAAAGAAGCTCAAACCGAGAACAAAAAGCAGTGTGTTGATTTGGCGACAAGTGACTCA GGCATCATGATGCAAATCAACGATCTCCCAGAGAACCTGCTGCTCGAAGTTTTCGGGAGACTTCCTGAAGCCAAATCCGTCATCCGTTGCCAGCAGTTTCCAGAAATTGGTACG GACTTCCATCCTTTTCTCAAAGGAATCAGCAAGAGATCACGCGTGGTAGCATCATGCAATGACTTGTTACTTTGCCGAATCCGAATATTATCCCGAAAAAGAACTGTCTACTGCATATGCAACCCCCTCACTAGGCAATATGCTATCCTCCCTCCGAGACCTAACCAAATTATTTCTAAAAACGTTCTTGTACGATTCATGTGCGACCCTTATATTTCATATAAGAAGAATGAACAACAACATTGGGATCATGCAGTTATTAACCCTAACTACAAATATAGGGTGGTGTTCGTCTATCTTCATTCGGAGAGACTTTTAGGTCTTATCACGAACATAACAGTGCGTGAATTTTCTTCTGAAACTAATGAATGGACTGATCGTAACATCAACTTACTAGCAGATCATCAGAGTCCATTCTCTATGATTCAAGATGAACATATAGATAACCTGATTTTTCATAAAGGAATGGGATTTTGGATCAGTAACTTCCAATCGAATATATGTACTTATGATCCTCAAAACATTCCCATCCTGCGCGTCAGTAAACTCCCACGATGTCTGACCGGACCTGTCCTAGGAATTTGCTGA
- the LOC139882078 gene encoding F-box protein CPR1-like yields MEKYFPPELLSDIFSRLPVKSILRFKCVSKKFCSTINDIDFVKLHSSQSLKNKTNFKLVITDGDGHIILLRFDSLEDPEFLENPLKYKTRDFVYPIAVCNGIVCLIRLDNTVALFNIATRNHRILPSLDDESFSFQVFGYDPSNDDYKVVRVTAPEVMVYSLKGNAWRKLNKDFHYPINSVHTSAPCFSGNVHVLLAPVQGIREDNLILRFDLSTEEFEEKLGENIWMMKEYGIKESWTKLLSVVEQEGIRQMDYSLVLPVAYSLNREKVLLRLTGSREKCTKLAWYDLKKKRIEMLGKLKDTLPRDFFANVTVESLVSLEERKQQLILYDQDNHYGWDGRGLITAMRIFIVLVIALLALCFISS; encoded by the exons ATGGAGAAATACTTCCCACCGGAATTATTATCGGATATTTTCTCTCGATTACCGGTTAAGTCTATCCTCCGTTTTAAGTGTGTTTCAAAGAAGTTTTGCTCCACAATCAACGATATCGATTTCGTCAAACTCCACTCCTCTCAGTCCTTGAAGAACAAAACAAATTTCAAGCTCGTCATCACCGATGGAGATGGTCACATCATTTTACTACGATTTGATTCACTTGAGGACCCCGAGTTTCTCGAAAACCCATTGAAATATAAAACCAGAGATTTTGTCTATCCGATTGCGGTGTGCAACGGCATTGTTTGCCTTATTAGACTAGATAACACCGTTGCCTTGTTCAACATCGCCACGAGAAATCACCGAATCTTGCCTTCCTTGGATGATGAATCATTCTCTTTTCAAGTTTTTGGTTACGATCCTTCCAATGATGACTACAAGGTCGTTAGGGTTACCGCTCCCGAAGTCATGGTGTATAGTTTGAAAGGAAATGCTTGGAGGAAGCTTAACAAAGATTTCCATTATCCCATTAATTCCGTTCACACTTCAGCTCCATGTTTTTCAGGCAACGTTCATGTCCTACTGGCTCCCGTTCAAGGTATAAGGGAAGACAATTTGATTCTACGTTTTGATTTATCAACTGAGGAGTTCGAAGAG AAGCTAGGGGAAAATATATGGATGATGAAGGAATACGGGATAAAGGAGTCGTGGACGAAGCTGCTTTCAGTAGTCGAGCAAGAAGGAATTAGGCAAATGGATTACTCCTTGGTACTTCCGGTTGCCTATTCCTTGAATAGAGAAAAAGTGTTGTTGAGATTGACAGGTTCAAGAGAAAAATGCACAAAGCTAGCGTGGTATGACCTGAAAAAGAAAAGGATTGAAATGTTAGGAAAATTGAAAGATACGCTGCCAAGAGATTTCTTTGCGAATGTCACGGTGGAGAGCCTTGTTTCTCTAGAGGAAAGGAAGCAACAATTGATCTTGTACGACCAAGACAATCATTATGGATGGGATGGTCGCGGCTTGATCACCGCAATGCGTATTTTCATTGTGCTCGTAATCGCTCTGCTAGCTCTATGCTTTATATCATCATGA